One genomic window of Polyangium aurulentum includes the following:
- a CDS encoding vWA domain-containing protein — protein sequence MMSRHALSAALAIPLFTLGLVASCSGSGGTGGSAGGGASTSTGSASGGGGQGGTFDTDGGSGEVCEPPDVLVLLDRTLTMHKTPEGNTPADGPDYKTSKWYQAITAVEALAAPPLDKGVRFGLALWPRDPGGGQCITLAERVLDTKQATNPACESAEIVVPPAVGSGAAIKEYLDPATTRLCTTTPTGNAMSSAIDYLKTIAVPGREQYIVLVTDGADWDQSCPDPNPMPIVQAAAAAGIKTYVVGFSASGDIQPGGVGGEFLNNMACAGQTAKGFPAPCAESAGGWAATDPKGAPLYLKAGNAVELGLALKAIGGKLCCDCEDACDPPEFLFALDRTLTMHKTPEGNTPADAPDYKTSKWHQAITAIEKVVAPPRDQTIRFGLELWPRDPGGGQCITLAERVLDTKQATNPFCQDGEIIVPPKLGAGAEIQNYLDPATTPICISTPTGSGLLTATSHLLGNAVPGRDQYVVLVTDGADWDQSCPDPNPLPIVQELAAGGIRTFVVGFSAEGAIQPGGVGAGFLNDLACAGQTADGFPANCKQTAGGYIAADPGGPLLYLKAGNASELDSALQAVTGGLCCDCIK from the coding sequence ATGATGTCCCGTCACGCCCTCTCCGCAGCGCTGGCCATCCCGCTCTTCACGCTCGGTCTCGTCGCTTCATGCTCTGGCAGCGGTGGGACGGGGGGCAGCGCGGGCGGGGGCGCGTCCACCTCGACGGGCTCCGCCTCCGGCGGCGGCGGGCAGGGTGGCACCTTCGACACCGACGGCGGCTCCGGCGAGGTCTGTGAGCCGCCCGATGTCCTCGTCCTGCTCGATCGCACGCTCACCATGCACAAGACGCCGGAGGGCAATACCCCGGCCGACGGACCCGATTACAAGACCTCGAAGTGGTACCAGGCCATCACGGCCGTCGAGGCGCTCGCCGCGCCGCCGCTCGACAAGGGCGTGCGCTTCGGCCTCGCGCTATGGCCGCGCGATCCCGGCGGGGGCCAGTGCATCACCCTCGCCGAGCGCGTCCTCGATACGAAGCAGGCCACGAACCCCGCCTGCGAATCCGCCGAGATCGTCGTCCCGCCGGCCGTCGGCAGCGGCGCGGCCATCAAGGAATACCTCGATCCGGCCACGACCCGCCTCTGCACGACCACGCCCACGGGCAACGCGATGAGCTCGGCGATCGATTACCTGAAGACGATCGCCGTCCCGGGCCGCGAGCAATACATCGTCCTCGTCACCGACGGCGCCGACTGGGACCAGAGCTGCCCCGATCCCAACCCCATGCCCATCGTCCAGGCGGCCGCAGCCGCGGGGATCAAGACGTACGTGGTCGGGTTCTCCGCGTCGGGCGATATCCAGCCCGGCGGCGTCGGCGGCGAGTTCTTGAACAACATGGCCTGCGCTGGCCAGACCGCGAAGGGCTTCCCCGCGCCCTGCGCCGAGAGCGCGGGCGGGTGGGCCGCGACCGATCCCAAGGGCGCGCCGCTCTACCTCAAGGCGGGCAATGCCGTCGAGCTCGGGCTCGCGCTCAAGGCGATCGGCGGCAAGCTGTGCTGCGATTGCGAGGATGCCTGCGATCCGCCCGAGTTCCTCTTCGCCCTCGACCGCACGCTCACCATGCACAAGACCCCGGAGGGCAACACGCCGGCCGACGCGCCCGATTACAAGACCTCGAAATGGCATCAGGCCATCACCGCCATCGAGAAGGTCGTGGCCCCGCCGCGCGATCAGACCATCCGCTTCGGCCTCGAGCTGTGGCCGCGCGATCCGGGCGGCGGCCAGTGCATCACCCTCGCCGAGCGCGTCCTGGATACGAAGCAGGCGACGAACCCATTCTGCCAGGACGGCGAGATCATCGTGCCGCCCAAGCTCGGCGCGGGGGCCGAGATCCAGAATTACCTAGACCCGGCGACGACCCCGATCTGCATCTCCACCCCCACGGGCAGCGGACTGCTCACGGCCACGTCGCACCTGCTCGGGAACGCCGTCCCCGGCCGCGATCAATACGTCGTGCTCGTCACCGACGGCGCCGACTGGGATCAGAGCTGCCCCGATCCGAACCCGCTGCCCATCGTGCAGGAGCTCGCCGCGGGCGGCATTCGCACGTTCGTCGTGGGCTTCTCCGCCGAGGGCGCGATCCAGCCGGGCGGCGTCGGGGCCGGGTTCCTCAACGACCTCGCCTGCGCCGGACAAACCGCCGATGGATTCCCGGCAAACTGCAAGCAAACCGCCGGCGGCTACATCGCGGCCGACCCGGGCGGCCCGCTCCTCTATCTCAAGGCAGGCAATGCCAGCGAGCTCGACTCGGCCCTACAGGCCGTGACGGGCGGGCTTTGCTGCGATTGCATCAAGTGA
- a CDS encoding peptidoglycan-binding protein, with translation MGEILQSVGQGGRNLRSDVTLVQTLLKAKGYDPGPVDGICGRGTIGAIRAFQATFMPRPDGLIEPGLGTWRRLSGPGGAAQTSTSPVLTDWSGDSSKWPHEKKVLSLYPDMRPKVEAVLEALKRRDFQPKIFFAWRSVAVQLELFRQGNTKVKFSFHNAQKRNGTPNAYAADIIDARYAWGSGAETSGFWKALGEEGKKQGLYWGGDWVDFRDWAHVQWYPNSKLRDVKAESGL, from the coding sequence ATGGGTGAAATTTTGCAGTCCGTGGGTCAGGGCGGGCGAAACCTGCGCAGCGACGTCACGCTCGTGCAAACCCTCCTGAAGGCGAAGGGGTATGACCCGGGGCCCGTCGACGGCATCTGCGGTCGCGGCACCATCGGGGCCATCCGCGCGTTCCAGGCCACGTTCATGCCGCGCCCCGACGGCCTCATCGAGCCAGGGCTCGGGACGTGGCGGCGCTTGTCGGGCCCCGGCGGGGCGGCGCAGACCTCGACCTCGCCCGTGCTCACGGATTGGAGCGGCGACAGCTCCAAGTGGCCGCACGAGAAAAAGGTGCTGAGCCTGTACCCCGACATGCGCCCCAAGGTGGAGGCGGTGCTCGAGGCGCTGAAGCGGCGCGACTTCCAGCCGAAGATCTTCTTTGCGTGGCGCTCGGTCGCCGTTCAGCTCGAGCTATTTCGCCAGGGAAACACCAAGGTGAAGTTCAGCTTCCACAACGCGCAGAAGCGCAACGGCACGCCGAACGCCTACGCCGCCGACATCATCGACGCGCGCTACGCCTGGGGGTCCGGGGCCGAGACCTCGGGCTTCTGGAAGGCGCTCGGCGAGGAGGGCAAGAAGCAGGGCCTTTACTGGGGCGGCGACTGGGTCGACTTCCGAGATTGGGCGCACGTGCAGTGGTACCCGAACTCGAAGCTCCGCGACGTGAAGGCCGAGAGCGGCCTGTAG
- a CDS encoding type VI secretion system Vgr family protein, whose product MAILELSLASGQQDLHVRQFAVRESVSAPFTIDLMFRSPDHSLDLGAIVGQGAGFRVQAGYEFVKGGGARAWSGVVSNAEQVEALQYAAGKEGLSTYTLQIVPRLWLLTHRRGNRIYQHLSIPDIVGKLLAEWGISPEWRVDPGKYPKLEYKVQYAESDYDFMSRLLEEAGIAYTFAEESSVPVFGDALQTNEARSGGAIRYVDSPNKAAQKEYVTEVRFGRSVRPGAASFRDYDPRKPDFALFGNAPAAGGVEGKLEQYHYDAGAFFAETGKGEGTPAADDQGFARHDPQYGTALATRALEADRAGDRTVSLAANTFDLAPGTVFSIDNHTHPEISSKRRLLVVSAKLSGIDTGEFDFTAEAHFADAQYRPARQTPKPVVHGLQSATVVGPAGQEIHTDEFGRVRVQFPWDREGKNDEHSSCWIRVNQGWGGMGYGMVTLPRIGQEVLVSFLEGDPDFPTVVGRVYNAAQQVPYKLPQDKTRSTWKSDSSLGSDGFNEIMFEDLAGRELVWQQAQKDRDRLVNNDEVATIVHDRTKLVKNDESEQTQGNRKLLVGKDLDVVTKQTKNETVGKDVHQVVMRSRRELVSGAQSLTVEKSRHEKILGRSAIAAFKTLNHVAKEKWVGEAGINATFKGPGGFVSINDEGVTIVGTTVWINERGEPGEPKIAEPQLPFGPLAEMMGGGGGGGGGG is encoded by the coding sequence GTGGCAATCCTCGAGCTTTCCCTCGCCTCCGGTCAACAAGACCTCCACGTGCGGCAGTTCGCGGTGCGGGAGTCGGTCTCGGCCCCGTTCACGATCGACCTCATGTTCCGCTCGCCCGACCATAGCCTGGATCTCGGCGCCATCGTCGGTCAGGGCGCCGGGTTCCGGGTTCAGGCGGGGTACGAATTCGTCAAGGGGGGCGGCGCGCGCGCGTGGAGCGGCGTCGTCTCGAACGCCGAGCAGGTCGAGGCGCTCCAGTACGCGGCCGGCAAGGAGGGGCTGTCCACGTACACGCTCCAGATCGTCCCGCGGCTGTGGCTCCTCACGCACCGGCGGGGCAATCGGATCTACCAGCACCTGTCGATCCCGGACATCGTCGGCAAGCTCCTCGCGGAGTGGGGGATCAGCCCCGAGTGGCGCGTCGATCCGGGGAAGTATCCGAAGCTCGAGTACAAGGTGCAGTACGCGGAGAGCGATTACGACTTCATGAGCCGCCTGCTCGAGGAGGCGGGCATCGCGTACACCTTCGCCGAGGAGAGCAGCGTGCCCGTCTTCGGCGACGCGCTGCAGACGAACGAGGCGCGGTCGGGCGGCGCCATCCGTTACGTGGATTCGCCGAACAAGGCCGCGCAGAAGGAGTACGTCACCGAGGTGCGCTTCGGGCGCTCGGTGCGGCCCGGGGCGGCGTCGTTCCGCGACTACGATCCTCGCAAGCCCGATTTTGCGCTCTTCGGCAATGCGCCGGCCGCCGGCGGGGTCGAGGGCAAGCTCGAGCAGTACCATTACGATGCCGGCGCGTTCTTCGCCGAGACGGGCAAGGGGGAGGGCACGCCCGCGGCCGACGATCAGGGCTTCGCGCGGCACGATCCCCAGTACGGGACCGCGCTCGCCACGCGCGCCCTCGAGGCCGATCGCGCGGGCGATCGCACGGTGTCCCTGGCGGCCAACACGTTCGATCTCGCCCCCGGCACCGTCTTCTCGATCGACAACCACACGCACCCCGAGATCTCCTCGAAGCGGCGGCTGCTCGTCGTGTCGGCGAAGCTGTCCGGCATCGACACCGGCGAGTTCGATTTCACGGCCGAGGCCCATTTCGCCGACGCGCAGTACCGCCCGGCGCGCCAGACGCCGAAGCCGGTCGTGCACGGGCTGCAGAGCGCCACGGTGGTCGGGCCGGCGGGCCAGGAGATCCACACCGACGAGTTCGGCCGCGTGCGCGTGCAATTCCCCTGGGATCGCGAGGGCAAGAACGACGAGCACAGCTCGTGCTGGATCCGCGTGAACCAGGGATGGGGCGGAATGGGATACGGAATGGTCACCCTGCCGCGCATCGGGCAGGAGGTGCTCGTGTCGTTCCTCGAGGGCGACCCCGATTTCCCGACGGTGGTGGGCCGCGTCTACAATGCCGCGCAGCAGGTCCCCTACAAGCTGCCGCAGGACAAGACGCGCAGCACGTGGAAGAGCGACTCGTCGCTCGGCTCGGACGGGTTCAACGAGATCATGTTCGAGGATCTCGCGGGCCGGGAGCTGGTGTGGCAGCAAGCGCAAAAGGATCGCGACAGGCTCGTGAACAACGATGAAGTCGCGACGATCGTGCACGACCGCACCAAGCTCGTGAAGAACGACGAGAGCGAGCAGACCCAGGGCAATCGCAAGCTCCTCGTCGGCAAGGATCTGGACGTCGTCACGAAGCAAACGAAGAACGAGACCGTGGGCAAAGACGTCCACCAGGTCGTGATGCGCAGCCGGCGCGAGCTGGTCAGCGGCGCGCAATCGCTGACCGTGGAGAAGAGCCGGCACGAGAAGATCCTGGGCCGGAGCGCGATCGCGGCGTTCAAGACCCTGAACCACGTGGCCAAGGAGAAATGGGTCGGCGAGGCCGGCATCAATGCCACGTTCAAGGGGCCCGGCGGCTTCGTCTCCATCAACGACGAGGGCGTCACCATCGTCGGCACGACGGTGTGGATCAACGAGCGCGGCGAGCCCGGCGAGCCCAAGATCGCCGAGCCCCAATTGCCGTTCGGCCCGCTCGCGGAGATGATGGGAGGCGGGGGCGGCGGCGGCGGCGGGGGCTGA
- a CDS encoding PAAR domain-containing protein yields MPPAARITDRHNCAKHPPNAIVSGEGTVIVGFQPQARVSDEEACGATISAGEKSVIIGFKDAARKGDPTSHGGVIASGCPTVIIGSNPITDKPFYEDCKKKDKEQEEREKAGRGSP; encoded by the coding sequence ATGCCGCCTGCCGCACGAATCACGGATCGACACAACTGCGCAAAGCACCCGCCGAACGCGATCGTGTCCGGGGAGGGCACGGTGATCGTCGGCTTCCAGCCGCAGGCCCGCGTCTCGGACGAGGAGGCTTGCGGCGCCACCATCTCGGCCGGCGAAAAGTCGGTGATCATCGGGTTCAAGGACGCCGCGCGAAAGGGGGATCCGACCTCGCACGGCGGCGTCATCGCGTCCGGCTGCCCGACGGTGATCATCGGCTCGAATCCGATAACGGACAAACCCTTCTACGAGGACTGCAAGAAGAAGGACAAGGAGCAGGAGGAGCGCGAGAAGGCCGGCAGGGGGTCGCCGTGA
- a CDS encoding DUF4123 domain-containing protein, which translates to MTEPRLIVEVRYGKLAGKKAVVEPGQKLRVGRTDLADLVIPHDGQMSGVHFELQWDGARCALLDSDSLSGTKLSGRPTKEAEVGHGGWIQAGETDFMVYVEGKTPPPRRKMSEIEREGEAARLDAAARALTLLRGQAESAPLYAVVDGGRERRVLEVLRQHVEPHQSLYDGLQGETLEDVAPYLVGPMRKDSELLERLLTEGFGRRWGIFCTSYEKFVEVRRHFRRFLMVELESKHEAVYFRFYDPAVFRTFWPTCNAGQQKELSEGLEEIFVEAKNLSVTALLRSSHQE; encoded by the coding sequence GTGACCGAGCCGCGGCTCATCGTCGAGGTTCGTTACGGCAAGCTCGCCGGCAAGAAGGCCGTGGTCGAGCCCGGGCAGAAGCTGCGCGTGGGAAGGACCGATCTCGCCGACCTCGTGATCCCGCACGACGGGCAGATGTCGGGCGTGCATTTCGAGCTTCAGTGGGACGGCGCGCGCTGCGCATTGCTGGACAGCGATAGCCTCTCCGGGACGAAGCTCAGCGGGCGGCCCACGAAGGAGGCCGAGGTCGGGCACGGGGGCTGGATCCAGGCGGGCGAGACCGATTTCATGGTCTACGTCGAGGGCAAGACGCCCCCGCCGCGCCGCAAGATGAGTGAAATCGAGCGCGAGGGCGAAGCGGCGCGCCTCGACGCCGCCGCGCGCGCGCTCACGCTCCTGCGCGGGCAGGCGGAGAGCGCGCCGCTTTATGCGGTGGTGGACGGGGGGCGGGAGCGGCGCGTCCTCGAGGTGCTCCGGCAGCACGTCGAGCCGCATCAATCGCTCTATGACGGGCTGCAGGGCGAGACGCTCGAGGACGTGGCGCCTTACCTCGTGGGCCCCATGCGCAAGGACTCGGAGCTGCTCGAGCGGCTGCTCACGGAGGGCTTCGGCAGGCGCTGGGGCATCTTCTGCACGAGCTACGAGAAGTTCGTCGAGGTGCGGCGGCACTTCCGGCGCTTCTTGATGGTGGAGCTCGAATCGAAGCACGAGGCGGTCTACTTCCGCTTCTACGACCCCGCCGTTTTCCGCACTTTCTGGCCGACGTGCAATGCGGGGCAGCAGAAGGAGCTTTCGGAGGGGCTCGAGGAGATCTTCGTCGAGGCGAAAAACCTCTCGGTCACGGCCCTCTTGCGCTCGTCCCATCAGGAGTAA
- a CDS encoding type VI secretion system Vgr family protein, which produces MPILELSFASGETSLSVRHFAVHEAVSSLFMVSVVARSESPSIDLESIVGQSASLRVVSARGDARLWSGVASTIEQVQAAQPGVPGKELSTYSLRIVPQLWLLTQRRNHKIFQHLSIPDIVDEILDAWSVQRAWEIDRGRYPKLEYKVQYGESDYNFMSRLLEEAGISFTFPNDDANGSKVTFSDKLESNPARPGGALKHVDNPNDPQAPDYVTRVRLSHAVRPGAHVIRDYNFRNPMFALVGDAPKAAGVEGMLEQYHYQPGASLIEGGKGGGTPAADDKGVARHEQSFAKDRAGRMLGGARSDKRVVAFETNSLAVWPGQTIQINGHPHAEIGEGKSLLVTEMSAEGAPGEEWTMSASAAFADAPYRPAQKTEKPRVNGVQSATVVGPAGQEIHTDEFGRVRVQFPWDRDGKSDEGSSCWIRVSQGWAGTGYGMIVIPRIGHEVIVSFLEGDPDQPIIVGRVYNGKQTVPHALPDNKTRSTWKSDSSLGSGGFNEIMFEDKKGQELVYEQAQKNRRRLVKNDENITIGHDRTKLVQNDELDKTDGYMKVFVGKDHDIVVQQDKRERIEGDSHLHVAGKRNQMIMGNQSLVVLGDRHEIIAENHALAVEKEIHVVAGTTLVIQADDVTLRGPGGFIRIDASGVTIRGKKVFINSGGSPAEGAGAQPEPPAIAIEAVVDDVSKTLIGQ; this is translated from the coding sequence ATGCCGATTCTGGAGTTATCGTTCGCGTCTGGGGAGACCTCGCTGTCCGTGCGTCACTTCGCGGTGCACGAGGCTGTCTCGAGCTTGTTCATGGTCTCGGTGGTGGCGCGCTCGGAGAGCCCCTCGATCGATCTCGAGTCGATCGTCGGCCAGTCCGCGAGCCTGCGGGTGGTGAGCGCGCGGGGCGACGCGCGGCTGTGGTCGGGGGTCGCGAGCACGATCGAGCAGGTGCAGGCCGCGCAGCCGGGCGTGCCCGGCAAGGAGCTGTCGACGTACTCCTTGCGCATCGTGCCGCAGCTCTGGCTCCTCACGCAGCGGCGCAACCACAAGATCTTCCAGCACCTGTCGATCCCGGACATCGTCGACGAGATTCTCGACGCATGGAGCGTGCAGCGGGCCTGGGAGATCGACCGCGGCCGCTATCCGAAGCTCGAGTACAAGGTCCAGTACGGCGAGAGCGATTACAACTTCATGAGCCGCCTCCTCGAGGAGGCCGGCATCAGCTTCACGTTCCCGAACGACGACGCGAACGGCTCGAAGGTCACGTTCAGCGACAAGCTCGAGTCGAACCCGGCGAGGCCCGGCGGCGCGCTCAAGCACGTCGACAATCCGAACGACCCGCAGGCGCCGGATTACGTCACGCGGGTGCGCCTGTCGCACGCCGTCCGGCCGGGCGCGCACGTGATCCGCGACTACAACTTCAGAAACCCGATGTTCGCGCTCGTCGGCGACGCGCCGAAGGCGGCGGGCGTCGAGGGGATGCTCGAGCAGTACCATTACCAGCCCGGCGCCTCGCTGATCGAGGGCGGCAAGGGCGGGGGCACGCCGGCGGCGGACGACAAGGGCGTCGCGCGGCACGAGCAGTCGTTCGCCAAGGATCGCGCGGGCCGCATGCTCGGCGGCGCGCGGTCGGACAAGCGGGTCGTCGCCTTCGAGACGAACTCGCTCGCGGTGTGGCCTGGACAAACCATCCAGATCAACGGGCATCCGCACGCCGAGATCGGCGAGGGCAAGAGCCTGCTCGTGACCGAGATGTCGGCGGAGGGCGCGCCGGGCGAGGAGTGGACCATGTCGGCCTCGGCCGCGTTCGCCGACGCTCCTTATCGGCCCGCGCAGAAGACCGAGAAGCCGCGCGTGAACGGCGTGCAGAGCGCGACCGTGGTGGGGCCCGCGGGCCAGGAGATCCACACCGACGAGTTCGGCCGCGTGCGCGTGCAGTTCCCGTGGGATCGCGACGGCAAGAGCGACGAGGGCAGCTCGTGCTGGATCCGCGTGAGCCAGGGCTGGGCGGGCACGGGATACGGCATGATCGTGATCCCGCGCATCGGGCACGAGGTGATCGTCAGCTTCCTCGAGGGCGACCCGGACCAACCGATCATCGTGGGGCGCGTTTACAACGGCAAGCAGACGGTGCCGCACGCGCTGCCGGACAACAAGACGCGCTCGACGTGGAAGAGCGACAGCTCGCTCGGCTCCGGCGGCTTCAACGAGATCATGTTCGAGGACAAGAAGGGGCAGGAGCTCGTCTACGAGCAGGCGCAAAAGAACCGGCGCCGCCTCGTGAAGAACGACGAGAACATCACCATCGGCCACGATCGGACGAAGCTCGTGCAGAACGACGAGCTCGACAAGACCGATGGTTACATGAAGGTGTTCGTGGGCAAGGATCACGACATCGTGGTCCAGCAGGACAAACGCGAGCGGATCGAGGGCGACAGCCACCTGCACGTGGCCGGCAAGCGCAACCAGATGATCATGGGCAATCAGTCGCTCGTGGTGCTGGGCGACAGGCACGAGATCATCGCGGAGAACCACGCGCTCGCGGTGGAGAAGGAGATTCACGTCGTGGCGGGCACGACGCTCGTGATCCAGGCCGACGATGTGACGTTGCGGGGCCCGGGAGGGTTCATCCGCATCGACGCGAGCGGCGTGACGATCCGCGGCAAGAAGGTCTTCATCAACAGCGGCGGCTCGCCGGCCGAGGGCGCGGGCGCGCAGCCGGAGCCGCCGGCCATCGCGATCGAGGCCGTGGTGGACGACGTGAGCAAGACGCTCATCGGGCAGTGA
- a CDS encoding LLM class flavin-dependent oxidoreductase — protein MKLDIFCEMMKPKAFFGEGQEHTLIQETLEQARLADELGYGCWWQVEHHAAPHFSYSSAPELMLTAIAQMTRRIRVGHSAVLAPVRINHPIRIAERAAFLDHLSKGRLELGLARSTIPEWRVFNVEADDVRRQAQQAFEAIPKMWTQEKFSWSSPDFTVNDISVVPKPYQKPHPRLWQAVASPGGFEQAGRNGVGALVTTIQNPIEAVSAMLDVYRGEIARCKPVGQTVNDQVALFTFVHCAETEREAIEHGAAAAVAWYINTSFSFFEARDFMLRATDELVASVARDPKSPLAEFARITAEKTRAPKTPMTQLLDRIMAGEEISNEEVYEILNADAAVIIGDVAQCRKKMQRYRDVGIDRLMCFQQVGHLPHEHIMKSIRLVGEHLIPEFDRD, from the coding sequence ATGAAGCTCGATATATTTTGCGAGATGATGAAGCCGAAGGCGTTCTTCGGCGAAGGACAAGAGCACACGCTCATCCAGGAGACGCTCGAGCAAGCCAGGCTCGCCGACGAGCTCGGCTATGGCTGCTGGTGGCAGGTCGAGCACCACGCGGCCCCGCATTTCAGCTACAGCTCCGCCCCGGAGCTGATGCTCACGGCGATCGCGCAGATGACGCGGCGAATACGGGTCGGGCACTCGGCCGTGCTCGCGCCGGTCAGGATCAATCACCCGATCCGGATCGCCGAGCGCGCGGCGTTCCTCGATCACCTGAGCAAAGGCCGGCTCGAGCTGGGGCTCGCGCGCTCCACGATCCCGGAGTGGCGCGTGTTCAACGTCGAGGCCGACGACGTCCGCCGGCAGGCGCAGCAGGCGTTCGAGGCCATTCCGAAGATGTGGACGCAGGAGAAGTTCTCCTGGTCGAGCCCCGATTTCACGGTGAACGACATCTCGGTCGTGCCCAAGCCCTACCAGAAGCCGCACCCGCGGCTCTGGCAGGCGGTCGCGAGCCCGGGCGGCTTCGAGCAGGCCGGGCGCAATGGCGTCGGTGCGCTCGTCACCACGATCCAGAACCCGATCGAGGCGGTCTCGGCGATGCTCGACGTGTATCGCGGCGAGATCGCGCGCTGCAAGCCCGTGGGGCAAACGGTGAACGATCAGGTCGCGCTGTTCACGTTCGTGCATTGCGCGGAGACCGAGCGCGAGGCGATCGAGCACGGCGCGGCGGCGGCGGTGGCCTGGTACATCAACACCTCCTTCTCGTTCTTCGAGGCGCGCGATTTCATGCTGCGGGCCACGGACGAGCTGGTGGCGTCGGTGGCGCGCGATCCGAAGAGCCCGCTCGCCGAGTTCGCGCGGATCACCGCCGAGAAGACGCGGGCGCCGAAGACGCCGATGACGCAGCTCCTCGATCGCATCATGGCCGGCGAGGAGATCTCGAACGAGGAGGTGTACGAGATCCTGAACGCCGACGCCGCGGTGATCATCGGCGACGTCGCGCAGTGCCGGAAGAAGATGCAGCGCTATCGCGACGTCGGCATCGATCGGCTGATGTGCTTCCAGCAGGTCGGACACCTGCCGCACGAGCACATCATGAAGAGCATCAGGCTCGTGGGCGAGCACCTGATCCCGGAGTTCGACCGGGATTGA